The Pseudorca crassidens isolate mPseCra1 chromosome 16, mPseCra1.hap1, whole genome shotgun sequence genome includes the window AGCACAACTAGGAAGTGGCAGAAGAggcattcaaacccaggcagaccTACTCCAGAAGCTGTGCTCCTTCTCCAAGTCAGCACTGCTGTGGGCAGACAGAGgtgttgcgtgtgtgtgtgtgtgtgtgtgtgtgtgtgtgtgtgtgtgtgtgtgtgtgtgtgtgtgtgtgtgtgtgtgtgtgtgtgtcttgcctcctcctggctcctgctggctttttttcctccagtgcctggcactcaaCCCCTCTGGGCTGAGCGCTCTGAGGCCACACTGTTCACTAGCCACCTACGTGTTATCTCCGTGCCTCTGGACAGGCCACCAGGTGTACCATTCGTGGTGCCCCCTTCCCTCCAAAGCCAAGACTGGGTGCCCCTGAGCAGCAGAGAGTGGGCCCAGGCCCCACAGGACCCCTGCCCAGCCCCGGAGCTCCTGCCTCATGCCACCCGCAGCAGTCTTGGTGAGTGTGCCCACCAGGGCCTGCCCAGGGGTCATGGTCTGCTCAGGCCAGGGCGGACCCATCTGGTTTCATGGGCCTGGCTCCAGAAAAGAGCCTGGATGGCCCTGGGGATGCCAGAGTTGCCCAGTGACCACTCTTTCCAGGTGCTTGGGCTTACCAAATGCCTGCCGCACCCCAGCCTGGGCCAGATGTGGTTTCATGTGACATTTTGGAGTTAGACCATaactctggggctgggggagggattaTCACCCCAATTTACACATTAAAAAACTGAGGCTCCGGAGGTTAACAGtgctttgcccaaggtcacagaggcaGTAAGCAACAGATCTGGAATTGGAACCCTGGTGTTCCTGGGTGCAGAACCTGTGCTGTGTCCTGCTTCCGGATGATGGGTTGGCCAATGCAGAAGGCGGCATGGTGGAAGCTGGGCGCACCACtctctgctgcctctgtgctCTGAAGGCCTCCCCGGAACCACCCAGTAATCAGCTGGGCCCTTCTAATTTAAAGAGGAAGAACAGGGACAACACTGTATTACTGAGACACCCTCTGGACACCATGGAAAGGGGCCAGGCCAGATGCTGGGAACTGCGCCCCGCCCTGCAGGCCCTgacctctgggggtgggggtcagtCACGAGAGCAGGGGTTGAATGAATACTGTGGCCTCCGCTAGGAGCCCCAGGGAGGAGCAGGCCTGGATGTAGAATGCCTTAGTGCTGAGAAGGCCTCTTAGGGGAGCTGCACTAGAGAGAGGGGCTGTGTTCAGTCTGGAGAAGAGAGCGGGGCGAATGTGGTCAGGAGAGGCCAGTGAACCGCCTGGTCAAAGCTCAGCCAGGAAGGGCTGGGCCAGGAGAGGTGTGGCAGTGGAGCCCAGAGCTTGCTGTCCCCCATGCCCCTGCCTTCCCCTGGCCTGCCAGTCCTCCCAGCCCCTGTGTTGTAGGAGACGCATGCGTGGTGGGGACCATCAATCCAGAGCTCTACAAGATCCCGGAGGACAAAAGTGAGACCCACTTCCCTGAGGGCTGCCTGGGGCGGCTGTGGTTCTCTGTGGAATACCAGCAGTGGGCCGAGCGACTGCTGGTGGGCCTGATCAAGGCACAGCGGCTGCAAGCCCCCTCAGAGCCCTGTAGCCCCCTGGTGAAGCTCCACCTGCTACCGGATGAGCGGCGCTTCCTCCAGTCCAAGACCAAACGCGGAACAACCAGCCCACAGTTCGACGAGCACGTCATCTTTCAGGTATGGCCTCCGGAGCGGGCAGGGTCTGGGGCCCTCTCCCTCCTGGGAAGGACAGACATTGCGCAGGAGAGCCCCAGCCATCTGTGCTAACCACGGCTCTGCAGCCCCCAGGACCCCTGTGCCACAGGCTCTGCTTTACCCCTCCTGCCAGGTCAGGGTGTACAAGAGCCCTCACCCTTGCATGGTGGGGGAAGATGAGAGACTTGAGGGATGAGGGGGCAGCGGGCTAGGCTCCTCCTGTCCAGGTTGCCTGGAGGtgagaaacagaaacatattcttggaacacccactgaatgccaGGCCCTGGCTCATGGAGCTCAAGGAGGCACCCCAAAGCCCTGGAACACGAGGAGCTCTCTGGCAAGGTTATCCACGGAAGGTGGAGGGGGAGACCTCCCAGGCCccttggggtgggggcaggaactCACCCGTCCCGTCAGAAGCCAGAGCAGGACCTGAGAGCCATCTTGCGACAGGTGGTGCCTTGGCAGCATGGTGGGTGGATGCGCTCAGGGTCTGGAGGTGCTGAGGCTGCCGGGGCACTGAGCCAAGCTCACGGCGGCCTGGGAGCCTCAGCAGGTAACTGGGGCCCTTACGGGAAGCCAGCACTCAAGAGCTGCAGGGAGGCCCTGGACAAACATTTTTAAGAGCAGGGCAGCAGGCTGGTCGGCAAGGTACAGAGAGGTCAGTCTGCATCTGGGAAGAGTGTGACTCCTGCCTTCTTCCGGGGCTGAGCACTGAGAAGAGGGGTGGCACGCGGCCCAGTCCCTGGCTGTCCTGCTGGTGCCGAGGCTGTGAGAATTCACAGGTGAACCTGCTCCTCTTAGGACATCCAGATCCAAGGTGGGGAGGCTTGGATCAGCCGCACGTCATGCTTGCGTAGTTACACCCATCACTTCCCTGCCCTGTCCCTGCACCGACTTGCTCCTGGCCTCTCTGTGCTTtacgggggaaggggaaggagaagaagaaaagagaagaaaatcactATTAATTAACCATCTGCCATTCGTGGTTTTATAACCCAGAGAGTAAGAAACATGATcccgttttacaggtgaggagactgagtcTCAGGGAGAGGGCTGTTCAGGTGCCCAACTCAGGTAGCAGAGACAGGCGGGTTCCCTGGGCTCCAGTGCGGGAGCCTCTTACACGGTTATGTGTAGGCAAATCATTGGATGCCCTGTTACATGTAGATTCTGCTTCATGGGTCTGGGTGGAGCCTAAGGTCCTGCACTTCTGAGGTCCAGGGGGTGGTGTGTGCTGCTGGTCCTTGGAGCACACCCTGCCACCTCCCCGGGATACTGGCCCAACGGCAGCAAAGGGTCCCCCGAGGATGCCTGGGTTTGGGGTGCACAGGTCCCTGGTTGAGACACCCCTCATGGAAGGATCCTGTATCCAGAACATACCACGCCATCCCATCCCCTGACTCCACACCTGAGCCCAGCTGGGCCCTCATCTCCCTCAGGTGCCCAGCAAGAGTGTCACCCAGAGGGTGCTGAGGTTCACGGTGTACCACGTGGACAGGCAGAGGAAGCACCAGCTCCTGGGCCAGGTGCTGTTCCCCCTGAGGACGGAGACCCTGGCGGGCGACTGTCGGCGCGTCATCTGGAGAGACCTGGAGGCTGAGAGCCTGGAGGTAAAGGTCAGGGTCACCAGACATATGCCACCATGTGTCAGACTACCGTGGACAGCCAGCAGGTGTGGCCCAGCACCTGCTGGCCAGTGTCAGCCCTCAGCATACTGCCCACCACCCCTACAAGCGTGACTCAGCATGGTGGGCCCGGGCCGGAGCTGCGTGGGACAAGGAGGGTGTGTGGagcctgggcagggaggggtgccTGAGCCTCTTCTGCCCTGGAGGTCAGATTACCTGGAGCATCCTGAAAAATCCACGTTTGGATTCCCATCCAGATCAGACAGCTGTGAAAGATGACACCCCAAACGGACCAGCCAAGGAAACTACctacccttcccccaacccccagtgAGGGTCCGGGTGGCTCAGAATAGGCCTTGGAATACCCCAGACCCGGGTTTGAATCCTTAGGTCTGGTCCTTACTACTGTGTGATCTTCAGCGTGCCCCTTCaactccccatctgtaaaatggtgggtGGGCTCCAGGAGGGAGTGTGGCTATGTCACGGAGTACCCAGGGCCTGCCtgctgggaggaaggaggagggcatGGGGGCCTCCAGTACCTACCAGGGTGACAGGGGTGCTTTCCTCTCGgcctctccagcctccctccaaGTTTGGCGACCTCCAGTTCTGCCTCAGCTACAACGACTGCCTGAACCGCCTCACGGTGATCGTGCTGCGAGCCAAGGGCCTCCGACTCCTCCAGGATGACGCGAGCTTTGTCAGTAAGCCTTCGCCCTGGGGCAGGGCCCACCCCGTGAGCTTAGGACCCTCACCCCCGCCGTCCAGCTTCTGCTCGCATGTGCTGCTGGGAGCATCACTGCCTCCCGAGCCACGCCCTCCCGCTCTGCGCGGCTGTGGCGTGAGAAGCTGCTTCCTTATGTGAATCCCAGGGCTGCGTCTCCTTGGCCTCCATCAAGACCCCTAAGACACCTGAGACCAAGTTTGCCCCTCCCTTTTCGCAAAGCGGTGTCTTGGCTCCTTGCCTGCGCTGCCTGACTCCGCCCCTGCCCTTCTGCGAAGGTTCCAGTTCCTCCAGGAAGAGGCCCTGAGCCCCCCTGCCCCGGGAGCTGGGGGTGGCGGGGGCACCCCTGCGTGCAGAGCTGGTCACTCAACTGGAGCCTGGGAGCTGGGGGCACAGGAGCCCTGCTCGGGCTCACCCCGCATGTCCCGCCCCACTGTGAACCCCCCCAGCCACAGTGTCTGCCCCCATGCGTCTCTGCCTCTGGCTCTCTGTAAGCAAGCTGGCATTCAACCCTCCACTGCGGATCCAAAACCCATCTAagcctccccccaaaaaaacttgTCCTCTGAAGGAGAAGGTGTTTAGGGGCCCCAGGAGGCCTGAGCACCCGGCAGGCAGGACCTGCCCCCTGTGGGGAGGGATGGGAGTGTGGTGCTAGGTTCCAGGAACAAAGCCCAGCCCGGCCGTGGGTGCGTTCcggagacagagaggagagaagaggaagggagcCGAGTGTTTCCTCGGCTGCAGGCAGTACACTAATCAACCCCGTAATCAACCCCGCTTCCTCTCGTAACGCCCTTTGGCTGCAGCAGCTGTGAGTAATGGGGTCCTGGCGCCCAGGCGGGGCATGTGCCCTCCCAGCCGGACCTC containing:
- the LOC137209100 gene encoding synaptotagmin-15-like; this encodes MEEQVALVIAGILGGLLLLLLLMVVSRCLWKRLCATFAYEELSGTTSASSTQGHKLCPPDARTQASRPPGVPFVVPPSLQSQDWVPLSSREWAQAPQDPCPAPELLPHATRSSLGDACVVGTINPELYKIPEDKSETHFPEGCLGRLWFSVEYQQWAERLLVGLIKAQRLQAPSEPCSPLVKLHLLPDERRFLQSKTKRGTTSPQFDEHVIFQVPSKSVTQRVLRFTVYHVDRQRKHQLLGQVLFPLRTETLAGDCRRVIWRDLEAESLEPPSKFGDLQFCLSYNDCLNRLTVIVLRAKGLRLLQDDASFVSVLVKVSLMNHNKFVKCKKTSAVLGSANPVYSETFSFKADPAELDTASLSLAVLQRAEGDRSHELGRVVVGPYMYARGKELEHWNEMLSKPKELVRRWHALCCTAEP